The following coding sequences are from one Rhodospirillales bacterium window:
- a CDS encoding DUF1848 domain-containing protein, which translates to MIISASYKTDIPAFYADWFLERLRAGCVRVVNPYGGPVQTVSLARDAVSGFVFWTRNARPFRTALAAVAGRGDAFVVQYTITGYPRTLDAGTIATGRAIDDLRHLAATYGSKTVVWRYDPIVATSLTPFPWHEATFDGLCRELEGAVDEVVVSFAHIYRKTARNMAAAARVHGFDWWDPPVEEKQDLLVRLKSIAHRHGIALTLCGQPECAVAGVAEARCIDAERLAAVAGHPLEAVRKPHRPRCGCWASKDIGAYDTCPHGCVYCYAVSNRTRAKERHRRHDPTAPGCGSPRR; encoded by the coding sequence ATGATCATCTCGGCCAGCTACAAAACCGACATTCCGGCGTTCTACGCCGACTGGTTCCTGGAGCGCCTTCGCGCCGGATGCGTGCGCGTCGTCAACCCTTATGGAGGCCCGGTGCAGACGGTGTCGCTGGCACGGGATGCTGTGTCCGGCTTCGTGTTCTGGACCCGCAATGCGCGCCCGTTCCGAACCGCCCTGGCCGCCGTCGCGGGACGCGGCGATGCGTTCGTGGTGCAGTACACGATCACCGGCTATCCCCGGACGCTGGACGCCGGCACCATTGCCACCGGGCGCGCCATCGACGACCTCCGCCATCTGGCCGCGACGTACGGATCGAAAACGGTCGTCTGGCGCTATGATCCGATCGTCGCCACCTCCCTCACCCCGTTTCCCTGGCACGAGGCCACCTTCGACGGTCTCTGCCGGGAACTGGAAGGCGCGGTGGACGAAGTCGTCGTATCGTTCGCCCACATCTACCGCAAGACCGCCCGCAACATGGCCGCTGCCGCCCGCGTGCACGGCTTCGATTGGTGGGACCCGCCTGTCGAAGAGAAACAGGACCTGCTCGTGCGCCTGAAGAGCATCGCGCACCGCCACGGCATCGCCCTCACCCTCTGCGGCCAGCCGGAATGCGCCGTTGCCGGCGTCGCCGAGGCGCGATGCATCGATGCGGAGCGCCTCGCCGCGGTCGCCGGCCATCCACTTGAAGCCGTGCGCAAACCCCACCGCCCCCGCTGCGGCTGCTGGGCGTCCAAAGACATCGGAGCCTACGACACCTGTCCCCACGGCTGCGTCTACTGTTACGCCGTCAGCAACCGCACCCGCGCCAAGGAGCGCCACCGGCGGCACGACCCGACGGCGCCCGGTTGTGGATCGCCCCGTCGCTGA
- a CDS encoding YdcF family protein: MQHQRPDAVVVLGAAVVAPGEPGSAMRRRVAHAVGVMRECGAAHLVVSGGIVAAPPAEAHLMRDLALGRGVAATAIVIEDRSRNTFENAVYTGRIMRDRGWRRLMIVTDAFHMRRALYVFRRLGLAVEGAPVPRPPGMSARAWYGAHGRELAQWLYSAWLFRLNRHRPIVAAVWNTRAPDA; this comes from the coding sequence GTGCAGCACCAGCGGCCCGACGCCGTCGTCGTGCTCGGCGCCGCGGTGGTGGCGCCGGGGGAGCCGGGTTCGGCGATGCGGCGCCGGGTTGCGCACGCCGTCGGGGTCATGCGAGAGTGCGGCGCGGCGCACTTGGTCGTTTCCGGCGGCATTGTTGCGGCGCCGCCGGCGGAGGCGCACCTGATGCGCGATCTGGCGCTCGGCCGGGGCGTCGCGGCCACGGCCATCGTCATAGAGGATCGGTCGCGCAACACGTTCGAGAACGCTGTCTACACGGGGCGCATCATGAGGGATCGGGGCTGGCGGCGGTTGATGATCGTCACCGACGCCTTTCACATGCGCCGGGCGCTCTATGTGTTCCGCCGCCTCGGCTTGGCGGTCGAGGGCGCGCCGGTGCCGCGGCCGCCGGGCATGTCGGCCCGCGCGTGGTACGGTGCGCATGGGCGCGAACTGGCGCAGTGGCTGTACAGCGCGTGGCTGTTCCGCCTCAACCGCCATCGGCCGATAGTTGCTGCGGTGTGGAACACGAGGGCGCCGGATGCCTGA